In a single window of the Danio aesculapii chromosome 20, fDanAes4.1, whole genome shotgun sequence genome:
- the sipa1l1 gene encoding signal-induced proliferation-associated 1-like protein 1 isoform X3 — MTSLKRSQTERSVGGSVPASDEFYTRRLRLPNGGAPPPRSESTHLTGTPGVPKMGVRARVADWPPRKDGGSGGSGGSGGSGGSSGSGGGGGGNGGGVWHITVETDSPSTTTGSAQSNLSSKLGHLISPQDSSMLRNIHNTLKNKMQSKGKDNRFLSPDGYLGSPRKGMRRIRQRSNSDITISELDGDGSEGWSFSGWTPMHREYGSTSSIDKHGVSGESFFDMLKGYTTDAPDQRSPAPEKLSELLTVAHKQTALDLPDGPLGPPRGSPASRLKEREKQMKRRSKSETGGESIFRKLRSVKAEGDSSRAGSDAEDGKSDDLGPPPKPWVCQKGFAHFDVQSILFDLNEVVQSRQSAAKRKNTTTGASAAAAASASNTSSLSSTQSGAYGSPCGSQEELSVKDGPSLDSGDDKSNDLVLSCPCFRNEIGGEGERNISPSKQGSIGSGASSSSRDEEGSPERAPNTHFSNAGVAVLEAPKDSKSLHHDRGKSNILEHVDLGAYYYRKNFYLREHWNYLGVDETLGPVAVSIRREKLEDHKEHGQQYNYRIIFRTSELTTIRGSILEDAVPSTSKHGLARGLPLKEVLDYLVPELNAHCLRLALNTPKVTEQLMKLDEQGLSFQLKVGVMYCQAGQSSEEEMYNNETAGPALEEFLQLLGERVRLKGFSKYRAQLDTKTDSTGTHSLYTTFKDYEIMFHVSTMLPYTPNNKQQLLRKRHIGNDIVTIVFQEPGAKPFSPKNIRSHFQHVFVVVRALNPCTENACYRVAVARSRDVPAFGPPIPEDATFPKSTVFRDFLLAKVINAENAAHKSDKFRAMATRTRQEYLRDLAERHVTSTPIDPSGKFPFISLAHKRKEKTRPYLGAELRSPGAITWPVYAEDHGAGGELEALLAISNDFLVLVDPEAKAVVFNCAVRDVIGWTLGSPASMKIFYERGENISLRSMNNNTEDFREVVKRLEHLTKGCETSEMTLRRNGLGQLGFHVNYEGIVAEVEPYGYAWQAGLRQGSRLVEICKVAVATLSHEQMIDLLRTSVTVKVVIIPPHEDATPRRGCSELHRMPVVEYKGSNESGSFEYKFPFRSNNNKWQRTSSSPQQSLTASPQSHSGTPNRAVSLGASMGKTLSAERPERAAAIPRSVSSDGRPLDSKRMSPGSENYALTSSLMLGRSQHNRSSPSNLSCSSDTGSGSSAHWRQKSMPEGHSPLPPERQMAAEGGSSGKSTPSWPRVEDSSDRPPSDAPVTKSSSSYSGGPRIQRQEQVIHLSPKKGSQSEGPYSHSSSNTLSSTTSSGGHSDDKWYDLGSGGMGDQPESEPNGLGGGGYLQGASADSGIDATSYGPTTHGSSSSLLAVGSSGARERAPSPWHSPTDGGRRVLERSPPAAESPVSPADGPPTTRSPPTHLLVRDGSTYSLSDMASYSSNRHSSAVISSSHSSPREDSSSATSPSSSSSQSSVSPGPKSFYPRQGATSKYLIGWRKPGSTINSVDFGDTRKRPQGEGTDLGSSQSRPSLRDLHSPQAMCKSTVDDDMKKLIITPESPPSIKHKEKLSSSGPSSSGRRSLHRTLSDESIYRGQRLPSLGDSVLEQALASDVLFSCSTLPRSPTTRGAPLRRPSYKMGIKMHGDLSASDTSLADLHDRQRLPPPELGLMPLPDTDTDSGLDWTHLVDVANAFEGERRPQRMQRGFMFSSQDVSQRGETSLSPQHLDLQPVPHTRLSPSEGPSSYGGKVSQLEALVKMLQEDLKKEREEKLKLQAQIKRLWEDNQRLQEESQSSAAKLKKFTEWVFNTIDLN, encoded by the exons ATGACCAGTCTAAAGCGTTCACAGACCGAACGCTCTGTGGGCGGCTCTGTTCCCGCCTCTGATGAGTTTTATACTCGCCGTCTGCGCTTGCCCAATGGAGGTGCGCCGCCCCCTCGTAGTGAAAGTACACACTTGACTGGCACGCCAGGAGTTCCCAAAATGGGCGTTCGAGCACGGGTTGCTGACTGGCCCCCCAGGAAAGATGGTGGCAGTGGAGGGAGTGGAGGAAGTGGAGGCAGTGGTGGAAGTAGTGgaagtggaggaggaggaggaggaaatgGAGGTGGGGTTTGGCACATCACAGTGGAAACTGATTCCCCATCGACTACCACAGGAAGCGCCCAGAGCAACTTGTCAAGCAAACTTGGCCACCTGATCAGCCCTCAGGACTCATCCATGCTGCGTAACATTCACAACACGCTGAAAAACAAGATGCAGAGCAAAGGCAAAGACAATCGCTTCCTGTCACCTGATGGCTATCTTGGATCGCCACGCAAGGGCATGCGGCGTATTCGGCAACGCAGCAACAGTGATATCACTATTAGTGAACTGGATGGTGATGGAAGCGAAGGCTGGTCTTTTTCAGGATGGACCCCCATGCATCGAGAGTATGGCAGTACCTCGTCCATCGACAAGCATGGTGTGTCCGGTGAAAGCTTCTTCGACATGCTCAAAGGCTACACGACAGATGCTCCGGACCAGCGCAGTCCTGCCCCTGAAAAGCTAAGTGAGTTATTGACAGTCGCCCATAAACAGACAGCCCTTGACTTGCCCGATGGACCTCTTGGACCTCCTCGTGGGAGTCCTGCCAGTCGCCTGAAAGAAAgggaaaaacaaatgaaaaggcGCTCGAAGTCAGAAACTGGTGGAGAGTCCATATTTCGGAAGCTGCGGAGTGTCAAAGCCGAAGGCGATTCGTCACGTGCGGGTTCAGATGCAGAGGATGGAAAGTCTGATGACTTGGGTCCTCCTCCAAAACCATGGGTCTGCCAGAAAGGGTTTGCACACTTTGATGTCCAGAGTATTCTGTTTGACCTGAATGAGGTCGTGCAGAGTCGGCAAAGTGCCGCCAAGCGGAAGAACACCACCACTGGTGCCTCTGCTGCTGCAGCAGCCTCGGCCTCCAACACTTCATCTCTCTCGTCCACCCAAAGCGGGGCTTATGGTTCCCCTTGTGGGAGTCAGGAAGAGCTCAGTGTCAAGGATGGGCCTTCACTTGACTCAGGTGATGACAAGAGCAATGATTTAGTTCTCAGCTGCCCATGTTTCCGGAATGAAATTGGCGGTGAAGGAGAGAGAAACATCAGTCCTTCAAAACAGGGCAGTATTGGCAGTGGTGCCTCCAGCTCTTCTAGAGATGAAGAAGGATCTCCTGAAAGGGCTCCCAACACACATTTTAGCAATGCTGGGGTGGCTGTTCTTGAGGCCCCCAAGGATAGCAAGAGTCTCCACCATGATCGAGGAAAGAGCAACATACTTGAACATGTTGACTTGGGCGCCTATTATTACAGGAAGAACTTTTACTTGAGAG AGCACTGGAACTACTTGGGTGTGGACGAGACACTGGGACCAGTAGCTGTCAGCATTCGTCGGGAGAAATTGGAAGATCACAAAGAGCATGGCCAGCAATACAACTACAGAATCATCTTCAGAACCAGCGAG TTAACAACCATACGGGGCTCCATTTTGGAGGATGCTGTGCCCTCCACTTCCAAGCATGGCTTGGCTCGAGGCCTGCCGCTTAAAGAGGTGCTGGATTACCTTGTACCTGAGCTCAATGCCCACTGCCTCCGACTGGCTCTCAACACACCCAAGGTCACAGAACAGCTGATGAAACTGGATGAGCAGGGG CTTAGTTTCCAGCTAAAGGTGGGAGTTATGTACTGTCAGGCTGGCCAGAGCAGCGAGGAGGAGATGTACAATAATGAGACAGCAGGCCCAGCTCTAGAAGAGTTCCTGCAGCTGCTGGGAGAAAGGGTTCGCCTTAAGGGTTTTTCAAAGTACCGTGCCCAACTGGACACTAAAA CGGACTCTACTGGAACACATTCGTTGTATACAACTTTCAAAGACTATGAGATCATGTTCCATGTGTCTACAATGCTGCCGTACACACCCAATAATAAACAGCAG cttCTAAGGAAAAGACACATTGGAAACGACATTGTCACAATTGTGTTTCAAGAGCCTGGAGCAAAACCCTTCAGTCCCAAGAACATCCGCTCGCACTTTCAGCATGTCTTTGTGGTTGTACGAGCGCTCAACCCGTGCACTGAAAATGCCTGCTACCG TGTGGCAGTGGCTCGCTCACGAGATGTACCTGCCTTCGGACCACCGATTCCTGAGGATGCTACATTCCCCAAGTCCACCGTATTTCGAGATTTTCTGTTGGCCAAGGTCATCAATGCTGAAAACGCAGCTCACAAGTCGGACAAGTTCCGGGCCATGGCCACTCGAACACGGCAGGAGTATTTGAGGGACTTGGCTGAGCGGCATGTTACAAGTACACCAATTGATCCCTCAGGCAAGTTTCCTTTCATTTCTCTGGCCCATAAGCGTAAGGAGAAAACACGGCCATACCTTGGTGCAGAGCTGCGAAGCCCAGGGGCCATCACTTGGCCTGTTTACGCTGAGGATCATGGGGCCGGAGGAGAACTGGAGGCCCTACTAGCCATTTCAAATGACTTTCTAGTGCTGGTGGACCCAGAAGCCAAGGCTGTTGTCTTTAACTGTGCTGTCCGAGATGTGATTGGTTGGACACTGGGAAGCCCTGCTTCCATGAAGATCTTCTATGAACGTGGAGAAAACATCTCTTTGCGTTCAATGAACAATAATACAGAAGACTTCCGGGAGGTTGTTAAACGTTTAGAG CACCTCACTAAAGGCTGTGAAACATCTGAGATGACCTTAAGGAGGAACGGACTGGGCCAGCTTGGCTTTCATGTTAACTATGAAGGCATTGTGGCAGAGGTGGAGCCCTATGGCTACGCCTGGCAAGCAGGGCTGAGGCAAGGCAGCCGATTAGTCGAAATTTGCAAGGTGGCTGTGGCAACACTTTCGCATGAGCAGATGATAGACCTGCTCCGCACATCAGTCACTGTGAAAGTTGTCATCATTCCACCCCACGAAGATGCCACACCTCGCAG AGGCTGTTCAGAACTGCACCGCATGCCAGTAGTTGAATACAAGGGCAGCAATGAGAGCGGCTCCTTCGAGTACAAGTTTCCTTTCCggagcaataataataaatggcagcGCACCTCATCCAGCCCACAGCAGTCCCTCACCGCCTCACCTCAGAGTCACAGCGGGACCCCGAACCGTGCCGTCAGCCTGGGGGCCAGCATGGGCAAGACCCTCTCTGCCGAGCGGCCAGAAAGAGCTGCCGCCATCCCCCGCAGCGTGTCCAGCGATGGGCGACCTCTGGACTCCAAAAG GATGTCTCCGGGTTCTGAGAACTATGCCCTGACCTCCTCTCTCATGTTGGGCCGCTCGCAGCACAACCGCAGTTCTCCCAGTAACCTCTCCTGCTCCAGTGACACGGGCTCAGGCAGCTCCGCTCACTGGAGGCAGAAGTCCATGCCTGAGGG GCACTCTCCTCTCCCACCGGAGCGGCAAATGGCTGCAGAGGGAGGAAGCAGCGGCAAGTCGACCCCCAGCTGGCCGAGAGTGGAGGACAGCTCTGACAGACCACCATCAG ATGCTCCAGTCACCAAGTCTAGCTCATCCTACTCAGGCGGCCCACGCATCCAGAGACAGGAGCAGGTGATTCACCTTTCACCCAAGAAGGGCAGCCAG TCTGAAGGTCCATACTCACACTCCAGCAGTAATACCCTCTCCAGCACCACGTCTAGTGGGGGTCACAGCGATGACAAGTGGTATGATCTGGGTAGCGGAGGGATGGGAGACCAGCCAGAATCTGAGCCGAATGGTCTGGGTGGTGGCGGATACCTGCAGGGCGCTTCAGCTGACAGTGGTATTGATGCTACATCGTACGGCCCCACCACACACGGGAGTTCCAGCTCTCTGCTTGCTGTGGGATCTTCTGGGGCCAGAGAGAGAGCCCCTTCACCCTGGCACAGCCCCACAGATGGGGGCCGGAGGGTGCTTGAGCGATCCCCTCCTGCTGCTGAATCCCCAGTTTCCCCTGCTGATGGGCCGCCGACCACTCGAAGCCCTCCGACTCATCTGCTGGTGCGGGATGGCAGCACTTACAGCCTGAGTGACATGGCCTCCTACTCTAG CAACCGTCACTCCTCTGCGGTCATAAGCTCCAGCCACAGCTCTCCTCGTGAAGACTCTTCCTCCGCCACCTctccatcctcctcctcctcccagaGCTCAGTCTCACCAGGACCCAAGAGTTTCTATCCTCGCCAAGGAGCCACTAGCAAATACCTGATCGGCTGGAGGAAACCAGGCAGCACCATCAACTCTGTGGACTTTGGGGACACACGCAA AAGACCTCAAGGTGAGGGTACAGACCTGGGTTCATCTCAATCCAGGCCCTCTCTTAGGGATCTGCACTCTCCTCAAGCCATGTGCAAGTCCACAGTGGATGACGATATGAAGAAACTCATTATTACTCCAGAAAGTCCCCCATCCATCAAGCACAAGGAGAAG TTGTCCTCCTCTGGTCCATCGAGCTCAGGACGGCGTTCTCTGCACCGAACACTGTCGGATGAGAGTATATACCGGGGTCAGCGGTTGCCATCTCTGGGGGACTCTGTTCTGGAGCAGGCTCTGGCCAGTGATGTGCTTTTCAGCTGCTCGACCCTTCCACGATCACCCACCACCCGCGGCGCACCGCTACGCAGACCTTCCTACAAAATGGGCATCAAGATGCATG GTGACCTCTCAGCGTCTGACACCTCTCTAGCAGACCTGCACGATCGACAGAGGCTGCCTCCACCTGAGCTGGGTCTCATGCCCCTgccagacacagacacagacagcgGCCTGGACTGGACCCACCTCGTAGATGTGGCCAATGCTTTCGAGGGTGAGAGAAGACCACAGCGCA
- the sipa1l1 gene encoding signal-induced proliferation-associated 1-like protein 1 isoform X2 — translation MTSLKRSQTERSVGGSVPASDEFYTRRLRLPNGGAPPPRSESTHLTGTPGVPKMGVRARVADWPPRKDGGSGGSGGSGGSGGSSGSGGGGGGNGGGVWHITVETDSPSTTTGSAQSNLSSKLGHLISPQDSSMLRNIHNTLKNKMQSKGKDNRFLSPDGYLGSPRKGMRRIRQRSNSDITISELDGDGSEGWSFSGWTPMHREYGSTSSIDKHGVSGESFFDMLKGYTTDAPDQRSPAPEKLSELLTVAHKQTALDLPDGPLGPPRGSPASRLKEREKQMKRRSKSETGGESIFRKLRSVKAEGDSSRAGSDAEDGKSDDLGPPPKPWVCQKGFAHFDVQSILFDLNEVVQSRQSAAKRKNTTTGASAAAAASASNTSSLSSTQSGAYGSPCGSQEELSVKDGPSLDSGDDKSNDLVLSCPCFRNEIGGEGERNISPSKQGSIGSGASSSSRDEEGSPERAPNTHFSNAGVAVLEAPKDSKSLHHDRGKSNILEHVDLGAYYYRKNFYLREHWNYLGVDETLGPVAVSIRREKLEDHKEHGQQYNYRIIFRTSELTTIRGSILEDAVPSTSKHGLARGLPLKEVLDYLVPELNAHCLRLALNTPKVTEQLMKLDEQGLSFQLKVGVMYCQAGQSSEEEMYNNETAGPALEEFLQLLGERVRLKGFSKYRAQLDTKTDSTGTHSLYTTFKDYEIMFHVSTMLPYTPNNKQQLLRKRHIGNDIVTIVFQEPGAKPFSPKNIRSHFQHVFVVVRALNPCTENACYRVAVARSRDVPAFGPPIPEDATFPKSTVFRDFLLAKVINAENAAHKSDKFRAMATRTRQEYLRDLAERHVTSTPIDPSGKFPFISLAHKRKEKTRPYLGAELRSPGAITWPVYAEDHGAGGELEALLAISNDFLVLVDPEAKAVVFNCAVRDVIGWTLGSPASMKIFYERGENISLRSMNNNTEDFREVVKRLEHLTKGCETSEMTLRRNGLGQLGFHVNYEGIVAEVEPYGYAWQAGLRQGSRLVEICKVAVATLSHEQMIDLLRTSVTVKVVIIPPHEDATPRRGCSELHRMPVVEYKGSNESGSFEYKFPFRSNNNKWQRTSSSPQQSLTASPQSHSGTPNRAVSLGASMGKTLSAERPERAAAIPRSVSSDGRPLDSKRMSPGSENYALTSSLMLGRSQHNRSSPSNLSCSSDTGSGSSAHWRQKSMPEGFAHNRHSPLPPERQMAAEGGSSGKSTPSWPRVEDSSDRPPSDAPVTKSSSSYSGGPRIQRQEQVIHLSPKKGSQSEGPYSHSSSNTLSSTTSSGGHSDDKWYDLGSGGMGDQPESEPNGLGGGGYLQGASADSGIDATSYGPTTHGSSSSLLAVGSSGARERAPSPWHSPTDGGRRVLERSPPAAESPVSPADGPPTTRSPPTHLLVRDGSTYSLSDMASYSSNRHSSAVISSSHSSPREDSSSATSPSSSSSQSSVSPGPKSFYPRQGATSKYLIGWRKPGSTINSVDFGDTRKPQGEGTDLGSSQSRPSLRDLHSPQAMCKSTVDDDMKKLIITPESPPSIKHKEKLSSSGPSSSGRRSLHRTLSDESIYRGQRLPSLGDSVLEQALASDVLFSCSTLPRSPTTRGAPLRRPSYKMGIKMHGDLSASDTSLADLHDRQRLPPPELGLMPLPDTDTDSGLDWTHLVDVANAFEGERRPQRMQRGFMFSSQDVSQRGETSLSPQHLDLQPVPHTRLSPSEGPSSYGGKVSQLEALVKMLQEDLKKEREEKLKLQAQIKRLWEDNQRLQEESQSSAAKLKKFTEWVFNTIDLN, via the exons ATGACCAGTCTAAAGCGTTCACAGACCGAACGCTCTGTGGGCGGCTCTGTTCCCGCCTCTGATGAGTTTTATACTCGCCGTCTGCGCTTGCCCAATGGAGGTGCGCCGCCCCCTCGTAGTGAAAGTACACACTTGACTGGCACGCCAGGAGTTCCCAAAATGGGCGTTCGAGCACGGGTTGCTGACTGGCCCCCCAGGAAAGATGGTGGCAGTGGAGGGAGTGGAGGAAGTGGAGGCAGTGGTGGAAGTAGTGgaagtggaggaggaggaggaggaaatgGAGGTGGGGTTTGGCACATCACAGTGGAAACTGATTCCCCATCGACTACCACAGGAAGCGCCCAGAGCAACTTGTCAAGCAAACTTGGCCACCTGATCAGCCCTCAGGACTCATCCATGCTGCGTAACATTCACAACACGCTGAAAAACAAGATGCAGAGCAAAGGCAAAGACAATCGCTTCCTGTCACCTGATGGCTATCTTGGATCGCCACGCAAGGGCATGCGGCGTATTCGGCAACGCAGCAACAGTGATATCACTATTAGTGAACTGGATGGTGATGGAAGCGAAGGCTGGTCTTTTTCAGGATGGACCCCCATGCATCGAGAGTATGGCAGTACCTCGTCCATCGACAAGCATGGTGTGTCCGGTGAAAGCTTCTTCGACATGCTCAAAGGCTACACGACAGATGCTCCGGACCAGCGCAGTCCTGCCCCTGAAAAGCTAAGTGAGTTATTGACAGTCGCCCATAAACAGACAGCCCTTGACTTGCCCGATGGACCTCTTGGACCTCCTCGTGGGAGTCCTGCCAGTCGCCTGAAAGAAAgggaaaaacaaatgaaaaggcGCTCGAAGTCAGAAACTGGTGGAGAGTCCATATTTCGGAAGCTGCGGAGTGTCAAAGCCGAAGGCGATTCGTCACGTGCGGGTTCAGATGCAGAGGATGGAAAGTCTGATGACTTGGGTCCTCCTCCAAAACCATGGGTCTGCCAGAAAGGGTTTGCACACTTTGATGTCCAGAGTATTCTGTTTGACCTGAATGAGGTCGTGCAGAGTCGGCAAAGTGCCGCCAAGCGGAAGAACACCACCACTGGTGCCTCTGCTGCTGCAGCAGCCTCGGCCTCCAACACTTCATCTCTCTCGTCCACCCAAAGCGGGGCTTATGGTTCCCCTTGTGGGAGTCAGGAAGAGCTCAGTGTCAAGGATGGGCCTTCACTTGACTCAGGTGATGACAAGAGCAATGATTTAGTTCTCAGCTGCCCATGTTTCCGGAATGAAATTGGCGGTGAAGGAGAGAGAAACATCAGTCCTTCAAAACAGGGCAGTATTGGCAGTGGTGCCTCCAGCTCTTCTAGAGATGAAGAAGGATCTCCTGAAAGGGCTCCCAACACACATTTTAGCAATGCTGGGGTGGCTGTTCTTGAGGCCCCCAAGGATAGCAAGAGTCTCCACCATGATCGAGGAAAGAGCAACATACTTGAACATGTTGACTTGGGCGCCTATTATTACAGGAAGAACTTTTACTTGAGAG AGCACTGGAACTACTTGGGTGTGGACGAGACACTGGGACCAGTAGCTGTCAGCATTCGTCGGGAGAAATTGGAAGATCACAAAGAGCATGGCCAGCAATACAACTACAGAATCATCTTCAGAACCAGCGAG TTAACAACCATACGGGGCTCCATTTTGGAGGATGCTGTGCCCTCCACTTCCAAGCATGGCTTGGCTCGAGGCCTGCCGCTTAAAGAGGTGCTGGATTACCTTGTACCTGAGCTCAATGCCCACTGCCTCCGACTGGCTCTCAACACACCCAAGGTCACAGAACAGCTGATGAAACTGGATGAGCAGGGG CTTAGTTTCCAGCTAAAGGTGGGAGTTATGTACTGTCAGGCTGGCCAGAGCAGCGAGGAGGAGATGTACAATAATGAGACAGCAGGCCCAGCTCTAGAAGAGTTCCTGCAGCTGCTGGGAGAAAGGGTTCGCCTTAAGGGTTTTTCAAAGTACCGTGCCCAACTGGACACTAAAA CGGACTCTACTGGAACACATTCGTTGTATACAACTTTCAAAGACTATGAGATCATGTTCCATGTGTCTACAATGCTGCCGTACACACCCAATAATAAACAGCAG cttCTAAGGAAAAGACACATTGGAAACGACATTGTCACAATTGTGTTTCAAGAGCCTGGAGCAAAACCCTTCAGTCCCAAGAACATCCGCTCGCACTTTCAGCATGTCTTTGTGGTTGTACGAGCGCTCAACCCGTGCACTGAAAATGCCTGCTACCG TGTGGCAGTGGCTCGCTCACGAGATGTACCTGCCTTCGGACCACCGATTCCTGAGGATGCTACATTCCCCAAGTCCACCGTATTTCGAGATTTTCTGTTGGCCAAGGTCATCAATGCTGAAAACGCAGCTCACAAGTCGGACAAGTTCCGGGCCATGGCCACTCGAACACGGCAGGAGTATTTGAGGGACTTGGCTGAGCGGCATGTTACAAGTACACCAATTGATCCCTCAGGCAAGTTTCCTTTCATTTCTCTGGCCCATAAGCGTAAGGAGAAAACACGGCCATACCTTGGTGCAGAGCTGCGAAGCCCAGGGGCCATCACTTGGCCTGTTTACGCTGAGGATCATGGGGCCGGAGGAGAACTGGAGGCCCTACTAGCCATTTCAAATGACTTTCTAGTGCTGGTGGACCCAGAAGCCAAGGCTGTTGTCTTTAACTGTGCTGTCCGAGATGTGATTGGTTGGACACTGGGAAGCCCTGCTTCCATGAAGATCTTCTATGAACGTGGAGAAAACATCTCTTTGCGTTCAATGAACAATAATACAGAAGACTTCCGGGAGGTTGTTAAACGTTTAGAG CACCTCACTAAAGGCTGTGAAACATCTGAGATGACCTTAAGGAGGAACGGACTGGGCCAGCTTGGCTTTCATGTTAACTATGAAGGCATTGTGGCAGAGGTGGAGCCCTATGGCTACGCCTGGCAAGCAGGGCTGAGGCAAGGCAGCCGATTAGTCGAAATTTGCAAGGTGGCTGTGGCAACACTTTCGCATGAGCAGATGATAGACCTGCTCCGCACATCAGTCACTGTGAAAGTTGTCATCATTCCACCCCACGAAGATGCCACACCTCGCAG AGGCTGTTCAGAACTGCACCGCATGCCAGTAGTTGAATACAAGGGCAGCAATGAGAGCGGCTCCTTCGAGTACAAGTTTCCTTTCCggagcaataataataaatggcagcGCACCTCATCCAGCCCACAGCAGTCCCTCACCGCCTCACCTCAGAGTCACAGCGGGACCCCGAACCGTGCCGTCAGCCTGGGGGCCAGCATGGGCAAGACCCTCTCTGCCGAGCGGCCAGAAAGAGCTGCCGCCATCCCCCGCAGCGTGTCCAGCGATGGGCGACCTCTGGACTCCAAAAG GATGTCTCCGGGTTCTGAGAACTATGCCCTGACCTCCTCTCTCATGTTGGGCCGCTCGCAGCACAACCGCAGTTCTCCCAGTAACCTCTCCTGCTCCAGTGACACGGGCTCAGGCAGCTCCGCTCACTGGAGGCAGAAGTCCATGCCTGAGGG ATTTGCACACAACAGGCACTCTCCTCTCCCACCGGAGCGGCAAATGGCTGCAGAGGGAGGAAGCAGCGGCAAGTCGACCCCCAGCTGGCCGAGAGTGGAGGACAGCTCTGACAGACCACCATCAG ATGCTCCAGTCACCAAGTCTAGCTCATCCTACTCAGGCGGCCCACGCATCCAGAGACAGGAGCAGGTGATTCACCTTTCACCCAAGAAGGGCAGCCAG TCTGAAGGTCCATACTCACACTCCAGCAGTAATACCCTCTCCAGCACCACGTCTAGTGGGGGTCACAGCGATGACAAGTGGTATGATCTGGGTAGCGGAGGGATGGGAGACCAGCCAGAATCTGAGCCGAATGGTCTGGGTGGTGGCGGATACCTGCAGGGCGCTTCAGCTGACAGTGGTATTGATGCTACATCGTACGGCCCCACCACACACGGGAGTTCCAGCTCTCTGCTTGCTGTGGGATCTTCTGGGGCCAGAGAGAGAGCCCCTTCACCCTGGCACAGCCCCACAGATGGGGGCCGGAGGGTGCTTGAGCGATCCCCTCCTGCTGCTGAATCCCCAGTTTCCCCTGCTGATGGGCCGCCGACCACTCGAAGCCCTCCGACTCATCTGCTGGTGCGGGATGGCAGCACTTACAGCCTGAGTGACATGGCCTCCTACTCTAG CAACCGTCACTCCTCTGCGGTCATAAGCTCCAGCCACAGCTCTCCTCGTGAAGACTCTTCCTCCGCCACCTctccatcctcctcctcctcccagaGCTCAGTCTCACCAGGACCCAAGAGTTTCTATCCTCGCCAAGGAGCCACTAGCAAATACCTGATCGGCTGGAGGAAACCAGGCAGCACCATCAACTCTGTGGACTTTGGGGACACACGCAA ACCTCAAGGTGAGGGTACAGACCTGGGTTCATCTCAATCCAGGCCCTCTCTTAGGGATCTGCACTCTCCTCAAGCCATGTGCAAGTCCACAGTGGATGACGATATGAAGAAACTCATTATTACTCCAGAAAGTCCCCCATCCATCAAGCACAAGGAGAAG TTGTCCTCCTCTGGTCCATCGAGCTCAGGACGGCGTTCTCTGCACCGAACACTGTCGGATGAGAGTATATACCGGGGTCAGCGGTTGCCATCTCTGGGGGACTCTGTTCTGGAGCAGGCTCTGGCCAGTGATGTGCTTTTCAGCTGCTCGACCCTTCCACGATCACCCACCACCCGCGGCGCACCGCTACGCAGACCTTCCTACAAAATGGGCATCAAGATGCATG GTGACCTCTCAGCGTCTGACACCTCTCTAGCAGACCTGCACGATCGACAGAGGCTGCCTCCACCTGAGCTGGGTCTCATGCCCCTgccagacacagacacagacagcgGCCTGGACTGGACCCACCTCGTAGATGTGGCCAATGCTTTCGAGGGTGAGAGAAGACCACAGCGCA